A single Oncorhynchus nerka isolate Pitt River linkage group LG10, Oner_Uvic_2.0, whole genome shotgun sequence DNA region contains:
- the LOC115127974 gene encoding butyrophilin-like protein 10: MKVTQRECLCLILLHLLHTAGSEKFEVLGPTDSIVAVAGDDIILPCYLKPNISAEDMTVDWLNLDFLDGRVFRYQNHRIIRDDQILFYSGRTSLFEEELWRGNTSLKLTRVQGTDEGRYKCLIQSKSWYDDFTVQVLVKVVGSKPVVSIEGHREGGMGLLCESEGWHPEPELVWLDSKGVHLSAGPPETHRDLDGFYTVKRHVIVQETDTNHFTCRVQQSRINEKMETEIHLPIVGSKPVVSIEGHREGGMGLLCESEGWHPEPELVWLDSKGVNLSAGPPETHRDFKGFYRVKQHVIVQETDTNRFTCRVQQSRINEKMETEIHLPSELFDYATPWRMAFMVLCCLGAVTVIGLALVIYCIRNKKVDIKKERNDLRKEKVSHTQSAKNLGVNLDNTLSFSENIKAASRYRRFMLYNIHMTIPHTGSSTGPNPGTCHLQS; this comes from the exons ATGAAGGTGACTCAACGAGAATGTCTGTGTCTGATTCTTCTACATCTCCTACACACAGCAGGCTCTG AGAAGTTTGAAGTTCTTGGTCCAACTGATTCCATTGTTGCTGTAGCTGGTGATGACATCATTCTGCCCTGTTACCTCAAACCCAACATCAGTGCAGAGGACATGACAGTGGACTGGCTTAACCTGGATTTCTTAGACGGTCGTGTCTTTCGTTACCAAAACCACAGAATCATACGAGATGATCAGATTCTCTTCTATAGTGGAAGAACTTCACTGTTTGAAGAGGAACTGTGGAGGGGAAACACCTCTTTAAAACTGACCAGGGTACAAGGCACTGATGAGGGACGTTACAAATGCTTAATTCAGTCAAAGAGCTGGTATGATGATTTCACTGTTCAAGTCCTCGTTAAAG ttGTAGGATCCAAGCCAGTGGTGTCCAttgagggacacagagagggagggatgggtctgCTGTGTGAATCAGAAGGCTGGCACCCTGAGCCTGAGCTGGTGTGGCTGGACAGTAAAGGAGTCCATCTCTCTGCTGGTCCtcctgagacacacagagacttagATGGATTCTACACAGTCAAACGACATGTCATTGTCCAGGAGACTGACACCAACCACTTTACCTGCAGAGTCCAACAGAGCCGGATCAATGagaagatggagacagagattcACCTCCCTA ttGTAGGATCCAAGCCAGTGGTGTCCAttgagggacacagagagggagggatgggtttgCTGTGTGAATCAGAAGGCTGGCACCCTGAGCCTGAGCTGGTGTGGCTGGACAGTAAAGGAGTCAATCTCTCTGCTGGTCCTCCTGAGACACATAGAGACTTCAAGGGATTCTACAGAGTCAAACAACATGTCATTGTCCAGGAGACTGACACCAACCGCTTTACCTGCAGAGTCCAACAGAGCCGGATCAATGagaagatggagacagagattcACCTCCCTA GTGAGTTGTTTGATTACGCAACCCCATGGAGAATGGCCTTCATGGTGTTATGCTGTCTGGGAGCCGTCACTGTGATTGGGTTAGCTCTGGTTATCTACTGCATACGTAATAAAAAAG TTGACATCAAGAAGGAGAGGA ATGACCTCAGGAAGGAGAAGG tgtcgcacacccagagtgcaaagaaccttggcgtgaacctggacaacaccctgtcgttctctgaaAACATCAAAGCAGCGTCTCGCTAccgcaggttcatgctctacaacatccatatgaccatacctcacacaggaagcagcacaggtcctaatccaggcacttgtcatctccagtCTTGA